From a single Hippoglossus stenolepis isolate QCI-W04-F060 chromosome 2, HSTE1.2, whole genome shotgun sequence genomic region:
- the LOC118118123 gene encoding LOW QUALITY PROTEIN: volume-regulated anion channel subunit LRRC8E (The sequence of the model RefSeq protein was modified relative to this genomic sequence to represent the inferred CDS: inserted 1 base in 1 codon) — MIPVGELKNLGTEPNSKFRVLKPWWDVFSEYLCIAMLMIGVFGCTLQLSQDKISCLPSHFTSPTPEAIDCSHISTYAENKTRQHTLVKNASPIIWEVTGHNNNLENYQYLFVNHYCYERSVHWYAKYFPFLVLIHTVIFMAASSFWFKFPGTFSKIDLFVTILVKCFDSPWTTRALSEVSEERGEEKMVIWRRNTTSKEHAEQREVEEETTGLLRSSSVKSNPEKKTPESPSTPSVLDKKEGEQAKALFEKVKKLRTHVEEADLLYVMYVLQTSVKVFKFLLIIIYTAVMAPNIEIVVRCYVPPELTGFDIYCCNHNKAHLFSKLAYCYICFVGVYGLLCIYSLYWLFHRPLKVYSFEHVRLETGINDIPDVMNDFAFLLHLVDQYDALYSKRFAVFLSEVSESRLHQLNLNHEWTAKKLRERLAKNTSNLLELHLSMLPGLPDTVFELSELESLKLEQVKNITIPLSVAKLDSLRELSLLYCQAKLQLPALNHLKEHLKVLRLSFENLDEVPLWMYTLSGLEELHLNSPLTEASRSATLDSLRDLRALRLLTFRSNLSKIPPSVGDVAVQLQRLCIYNEGVRLQAFSSLKKLTNLLSLELVGCELERIPSAVFSLNNLQELDLKDNKLTTVEEILSLQHCRQLVTLRLWHNKITYIPDHISKLHSLETIDVSWNKLRKLPSRLFYCTKLRHIDVSHNQLTSLPPEVGIPQGLQFFSAAFNSLETVPEELFSCKKLKTLALGNNCLSDXTFGAKLARLEIKGNRLESLPLEIADCPLLNVSGLIVEDNLLDLLPPDMRSRQAKS, encoded by the exons CTCTCTCAAGACAAGATTTCATGTCTGCCCAGTCACTTCACCAGCCCAACGCCAGAGGCAATCGactgcagccacatcagcaCTTACGCAGAGAACAAGACAAGGCAGCACACACTGGTGAAAAATGCAAGTCCCATCATTTGGGAGGTGACCGGCCACAATAACAACCTGGAAAACTATCAGTATTTGTTTGTTAATCACTATTGCTACGAGAGGTCCGTCCACTGGTACGCAAAGTACTTCCCCTTCCTCGTCCTGATCCACACTGTGATCTTCATGGCAGCGAGCAGCTTCTGGTTCAAGTTCCCCGGGACGTTTTCTAAGATTGACCTCTTTGTGACCATCCTTGTGAAGTGCTTTGACTCCCCGTGGACCACGAGGGCCCTGAGTGAAGTGtcggaggaaagaggagaggagaagatggtCATTTGGAGGAGGAACACCACCTCAAAGGAACACGCGGAGCAacgagaggtggaggaggagaccaCAGGGCTTCTTCGCTCCTCGTCTGTCAAGTCTAATCCAGAAAAGAAAACCCCAGAGTCTCCGTCTACCCCCTCCGTCCTGGACAAGAAGGAAGGCGAGCAGGCCAAAGCTCTATTTGAAAAGGTAAAGAAGTTGAGGACTCATGTAGAGGAGGCAGACCTCTTGTATGTCATGTATGTGCTACAGACATCAGTCAAGGTCTTTAAGTTCCTTTTGATCATTATCTACACTGCAGTGATGGCACCAAACATTGAGATTGTAGTGCGCTGTTACGTTCCTCCTGAACTGACTGGTTTTGACATTTATTGCTGTAACCACAACAAAGCCCATCTTTTCTCCAAGCTTGCTTATTGCTACATCTGCTTTGTGGGAGTGTATGGTCTCCTGTGCATCTATTCCCTCTACTGGCTTTTCCACCGGCCACTCAAAGTGTACTCCTTTGAGCATGTCAGACTAGAGACAGGTATTAACGATATACCAGATGTAATGAATGACTTTGCGTTCCTCCTGCACCTTGTGGACCAATATGATGCCCTCTACTCTAAGAGATTTGCCGTCTTTCTTTCTGAGGTCAGTGAGAGTCGTCTCCATCAGCTCAACCTCAACCACGAGTGGACCGCCAAAAAGCTACGCGAGCGTCTTGCCAAGAACACGAGTAACCTGTTGGAGCTGCACCTGTCGATGTTGCCGGGGCTTCCCGACACCGTGTTTGAGCTGTCTGAGTTGGAATCACTCAAACTGGAGCAAGTTAAAAACATTACCATCCCACTGAGTGTGGCAAAGCTAGACTCTCTCCGGGAGCTGTCGCTGCTGTACTGCCAAGCAAAGCTTCAGCTGCCTGCCCTGAACCACCTCAAGGAACATTTGAAGGTCCTTCGTCTATCTTTTGAAAATTTAGATGAGGTACCTTTGTGGATGTACACCCTGAGTGGCCTGGAGGAGTTACATCTGAACAGTCCCTTAACTGAGGCGTCCAGAAGTGCCACTCTCGACTCCCTTCGAGACCTTCGAGCTCTGAGACTCCTCACTTTCCGCTCCAACCTTTCAAAGATCCCGCCCAGCGTAGGGGATGTAgcagtgcagctgcagaggtTGTGCATCTATAATGAAGGTGTCAGACTCCAGGCGTTCAGCAGCCTGAAGAAGTTAACCAACCTGCTTTCACTGGAGTTAGTGGGCTGTGAGTTGGAGCGCATCCCAAGTGCTGTCTTCAGCCTGAACAATCTACAGGAGTTGGACCTGAAAGACAATAAACTGACCACTGTGGAGGAGATACTGAGCTTACAGCACTGTCGCCAGTTAGTGACCCTGCGACTGTGGCACAACAAAATCACTTACATCCCCGATCACATCAGTAAATTGCACTCCCTAGAGACGATAGATGTCAGCTGGAACAAGCTGAGGAAGCTTCCCTCTCGACTGTTTTATTGCACCAAGCTCAGGCACATAGATGTTTCCCACAACCAGCTGacttctcttcctcctgaggTGGGCATCCCACAAGGCCTCCAGTTCTTCTCCGCTGCTTTCAACTCTTTAGAGACGGTGCCTGAGGAGCTGTTCTCCTGTAAAAAGCTAAAGACGCTGGCTCTTGGAAACAACTGCCTGTCAG AAACCTTCGGGGCTAAGCTGGCCCGGCTGGAGATTAAGGGGAATCGTCTGGAGTCTCTTCCTCTGGAGATAGCAGACTGTCCCCTTCTGAATGTCAGTGGGTTGATAGTAGAGGACAACCTGCTGGATCTGCTGCCACCAGATATGCGAAGCAGGCAGGCAAAGAGCTAA
- the LOC118118122 gene encoding volume-regulated anion channel subunit LRRC8E, which yields MIPVGELKNLGTEPNSKLRVLKPWWDVFSEYLCIAMLMIGVFGCTLQLTQDKIACLPSHFTSPTPEAIDCSHISTYAENKTRQHTLVKNASPIIWEVTGRKNNLDIHQYLFVNHYCYERFVHWYAKYFPYLVVIHTVIFMAASSFWFKFPGTSSKIDLFVTILVKCFDSPWTTRALSEVSEERGEEKMVIWRRNTTSKEHAELREVEEETTGLLRSLSVKSNPEKKTPESPSTHSALDKKEGEQAKALFEKVKKLRTHVEEADLLYVMYVLQTSVKVFKFLLIIIYTAVMAPNIEIVVHCYVPPELTGFDIYCCNHNKAHLFSKLAYCYICFVGVYGLLCIYSLYWLFHRPLKVFSFEHVRLETGINDIPDVMNDFAFLLHLVDQYDALYSKRFAVFLSEVSESRLYQLNLNHEWTAKKLRERLAKNTSNLLELHLSMLPGLPDTVFELSELESLKLEQVKNVTIPLSVAKLDSLRELSLLYCQAKLQLPALNHLKEHLKVLRLSFENLDEVPLWMYTLSGLEELHLNSPLTEASRSATLDSLRDLRALRLLTFRSNLSKIPPSVGDVAVQLQRLCIYNEGVRLQAFSSLKKLTNLLSLELVGCELERIPSAVFSLNNLQELDLKDNKLTTVEEILSLQHCRRLVTLRLWHNKIAYIPDHISKLHSLETIDVSWNKLRKLPSRLFYCTKLRHIDVSHNQLTSLPPEVGIPQGLQFFSAAFNSLETVPEELFSCKKLKTLALGNNCLSYLSPSVANLAQLARLEIKGNRLESLPLEIADCPLLNVSGLIVEDNLLDLLPPDMRSRQAKS from the exons ATGATCCCGGTGGGTGAACTGAAAAACCTCGGCACAGAGCCGAACTCCAAGCTTCGGGTGCTGAAGCCGTGGTGGGATGTTTTCTCAGAGTACCTGTGCATTGCCATGCTGATGATCGGAGTCTTTGGTTGCACCCTGCAG CTCACTCAAGACAAGATTGCATGCCTGCCCAGTCACTTCACCAGCCCAACGCCAGAGGCAATCGactgcagccacatcagcaCTTATGCAGAGAACAAGACAAGGCAGCACACACTGGTGAAAAATGCAAGTCCCATCATTTGGGAGGTGACCGGCCGCAAGAACAACCTGGACATCCATCAGTATTTGTTTGTTAATCACTATTGCTACGAGAGGTTCGTCCACTGGTACGCAAAGTACTTCCCCTACCTCGTCGTGATCCACACTGTGATCTTCATGGCAGCGAGCAGCTTCTGGTTCAAGTTCCCAGGGACGTCTTCTAAGATTGACCTCTTTGTGACCATCCTTGTGAAGTGCTTTGACTCCCCGTGGACCACGAGGGCCCTGAGTGAAGTGtcggaggaaagaggagaggagaagatggtCATTTGGAGGAGGAACACCACCTCAAAGGAACACGCGGAGCTacgagaggtggaggaggagaccaCAGGGCTTCTTCGCTCCTTGTCTGTCAAGTCTAATCCAGAAAAGAAAACCCCAGAGTCTCCGTCTACCCACTCCGCCCTGGACAAGAAGGAAGGCGAGCAGGCCAAAGCTCTATTTGAAAAGGTAAAGAAGTTGAGGACTCATGTAGAGGAGGCAGACCTCTTGTATGTCATGTATGTGCTACAGACATCGGTCAAGGTCTTTAAGTTCCTTTTGATCATTATCTACACTGCAGTGATGGCACCAAACATTGAGATTGTAGTGCACTGTTACGTTCCTCCTGAACTGACTGGTTTTGACATTTATTGCTGTAACCACAACAAAGCCCATCTTTTCTCCAAGCTTGCTTATTGCTACATCTGCTTTGTGGGAGTGTATGGTCTCCTGTGCATCTATTCCCTCTACTGGCTGTTCCACCGGCCACTCAAAGTGTTCTCCTTTGAGCATGTCAGACTAGAGACAGGTATTAACGATATACCAGATGTAATGAATGACTTTGCGTTCCTCCTGCACCTTGTGGACCAATATGATGCCCTCTACTCTAAGAGATTTGCCGTCTTTCTTTCTGAGGTCAGTGAGAGTCGTCTCTATCAGCTCAACCTCAACCACGAGTGGACCGCCAAAAAGCTACGCGAGCGTCTTGCCAAGAACACAAGTAACCTGTTGGAGCTGCACCTGTCGATGTTGCCGGGACTTCCTGACACCGTGTTTGAGCTGTCTGAGTTGGAATCACTCAAACTGGAGCAAGTTAAAAACGTTACCATCCCACTGAGTGTGGCAAAGCTAGACTCTCTCCGGGAGCTGTCGCTGCTGTACTGCCAAGCAAAGCTTCAGCTGCCTGCCCTGAACCACCTCAAGGAACATTTGAAGGTCCTTCGTCTATCTTTTGAAAATTTAGATGAGGTACCTTTGTGGATGTACACCCTGAGTGGCCTGGAGGAGTTACATCTGAACAGTCCCTTAACTGAGGCGTCCAGAAGTGCCACTCTCGACTCCCTTCGAGACCTTCGAGCTCTGAGACTCCTCACTTTCCGCTCCAACCTTTCAAAGATCCCACCCAGCGTAGGGGATGTAgcagtgcagctgcagaggtTGTGCATCTATAATGAAGGTGTCAGACTCCAGGCGTTCAGCAGCCTGAAGAAGTTAACCAACCTGCTTTCACTGGAGTTAGTGGGCTGTGAGTTGGAGCGCATCCCAAGTGCTGTCTTCAGCCTGAACAATCTACAGGAGTTGGACCTGAAAGACAATAAACTGACCACTGTGGAGGAGATACTGAGCTTACAGCACTGTCGCCGGTTAGTGACCCTGCGACTGTGGCACAACAAAATCGCTTACATCCCCGATCACATCAGTAAATTGCACTCCCTAGAGACGATAGATGTCAGCTGGAACAAGCTGAGGAAGCTTCCCTCTCGACTGTTTTATTGCACCAAGCTCAGGCACATAGATGTTTCCCATAACCAGCTgacctctcttcctcctgaggTGGGCATCCCACAAGGCCTCCAGTTCTTCTCCGCTGCTTTCAATTCTTTAGAGACGGTGCCGGAGGAGCTGTTCTCCTGTAAAAAGCTAAAGACGCTGGCTCTTGGAAACAACTGCCTGTCATACCTAAGCCCTAGCGTGGCCAACCTGGCTCAGCTGGCCCGGCTGGAGATTAAGGGGAATCGTCTGGAGTCTCTTCCTCTGGAGATAGCAGACTGTCCCCTTCTGAATGTCAGTGGGTTGATAGTAGAGGACAACCTGCTGGATCTGCTGCCACCAGATATGCGAAGCAGGCAGGCAAAGAGCTAA